In Flammeovirgaceae bacterium 311, one DNA window encodes the following:
- a CDS encoding hypothetical protein (COG3744 Uncharacterized protein conserved in bacteria) — MDLEDQHRDPIDRIIIAQAKFEKLMIISKDGNFHKYQNIKLLW, encoded by the coding sequence ATGGATCTTGAGGATCAGCATAGAGATCCTATTGACCGGATCATTATTGCACAGGCAAAATTTGAGAAATTAATGATTATCTCGAAGGATGGTAATTTTCATAAATATCAAAACATCAAGCTCCTGTGGTAG
- a CDS encoding hypothetical protein (COG3744 Uncharacterized protein conserved in bacteria), which translates to MDNSYLLDTHVLLWFLNGDEQLSIKARKAIADPQNRCFISIASLWEMAIKIKLGKLDLQFDFQELSIHLAKSYIELLPTPYCL; encoded by the coding sequence GTGGATAATTCGTACCTGCTCGATACTCATGTACTCCTTTGGTTCCTGAACGGAGATGAACAGCTTTCCATAAAAGCTAGAAAGGCCATTGCTGACCCGCAGAACAGGTGCTTCATTAGTATAGCCTCCCTATGGGAGATGGCAATTAAAATTAAATTAGGCAAGCTGGACCTGCAGTTCGACTTTCAGGAATTGTCTATACACCTGGCTAAGAGTTACATTGAATTACTCCCTACTCCCTATTGCCTTTGA
- a CDS encoding hypothetical protein (COG5559 Uncharacterized conserved small protein) codes for MNNVSLYNKISALPENLKKEVLDFVEFLQTKNKKGPGKKPRTFGSLKGKIKMAEDFDDPMEDFKDYM; via the coding sequence ATGAACAATGTAAGCCTATATAACAAGATCAGTGCTCTCCCTGAAAACCTAAAAAAGGAGGTGCTTGACTTTGTTGAGTTCCTTCAAACAAAGAACAAAAAAGGACCCGGCAAAAAGCCCAGAACTTTTGGTAGCTTAAAAGGTAAAATCAAAATGGCAGAGGACTTTGATGATCCAATGGAAGATTTTAAGGATTATATGTAG